The Gopherus evgoodei ecotype Sinaloan lineage chromosome 8, rGopEvg1_v1.p, whole genome shotgun sequence genome segment gGAGAGCGGGTCCTTTGTGGCTAATGTAGCAAAGGATCTATGGCTAGACCCGAAGGGACTGTCTGCTCGCAGGGCCCGTGTGGTTTCCGAAGGCAGCCGCCAGCATTTCCAGCTAAATAGCAACACCGGGAACTTGTTTATTACAGAGAAACTGGACAGAGAGGAACTGTGTGCGCAAACTGACCCCTGCATTTTGTATTTTGAAATAATCCTGGAAAATCCCTTGCAGTCCTATCGGGCTGAGGTAAGGGTTTATGATGTAAATGATCATTCTCCGGAGTTCTCAGATAATGAGCTGCTTCTGAAGATGCCCGAAAGTACTCCGCCTGGGTCCCGATTCCCCCTGGCAAGCGCCCAGGATTTAGATGTCGGTAACAACAGCTTGCAGAGCTACGCCATCAGTTCAACAGACCATTTCCGCGTATACACTCGCCATCGCAGCGACGGCAGGAAGTACGCGGAGCTGGTGTTGGAGACACCTTTGGATCGAGAGGAGCAGGCAGAAGTTAGCTTCATGCTGACTGCGACAGACGGAGGCTCCCCAGCGCTGTCGGGTGCAGCGGAGGTACGAATAACTGTTCTGGATATCAATGATAATGTTCCCGAGTTTTCCCAAACTCTTTATAGAGCACAGGTTTTGGAAAATGCCGAACAAGATTATGTGGTTCTGACAGTTTCCGCAACTGATTTAGACGAAGGAATTAATGGCGCAATATCATATTCATTTAGCCAAAAATCCAAAAAGAATGTCAGCGCATTCAGTATAAACCCGGTAACTGGGGAGATTCGACTTTTGGGACCACTAGATTTTGAGGAAACAGAAACCTTTGAAATAGACGTTCAAGCTACAGATGGCGGGGGGCTGTCAGCGCACAGCGAAGTCCTGGTGGAGGTGGTGGATGTCAATGACAAtgccccagaggtgaaagtaacatCTCTTGTTAGTCTGATACCGGAAGATTCTGCTCCTGAGACCGTGGTGGCCCTCTTCAATGTCAGAGACCGGGATTCTGGGGACAACGGGAGAACAGTCTGTTCCATAGAAGACGATCTGCCGTTTTCTGCAAAACCAACTTCAAAAAATTCCTACTCTTTAGTGACCGAAAATGCATTTGACCGAGAAAAAGTATCGGAGTATAACATAACCATCACAGCCAGGGATTTGGGGACTCCCACTCTTTCTACCGAAGAGAGAATCATCGTGAAAATATCCGACATTAATGACAATTCTCCAGAGTTCGGTCAAACATCATACACTATGTATGTCCGAGAAAATAATGGTCCGGCTGTATTGATAGGGAAAGTCAATGCTTTTGATTCAGACTCAGAGCAGAATGCCAAAGTGACATACTCTCTATGGCCCGCTGAGGTAGGCGGCCTTCCTCTGCTCTCCTATATCTCCATAAACTCGGAAAATGGGAATGTGTACGCTCTGCAATCCATGGATTATGAACAGATAAGAGAGTTCCAGGTCACAGTGAGAGCTGCAGATGGCGGGTCCCCACCACTAAGCTCTGAAGTCATTGTCCGGGTTGTGATAATTGATGAAAATGACAACGCCCCCTTCATTTTATACCCTCTGCAGAACAGCAGCGCCCCAGCTAATGACCTGGTTCCCAGATCGGCGAAGGCGGGTTACCTGGTGGCAAAGGTGGTGGCTGTGGATGGAGATTCCGGTCAGAATTCTTGGCTTTCCTATCACTTGATGAAGGCCACTGACACAGGTCTATTTACTATCGCTTCCCAAAATGGTGAAATAAGAACCACGAGGTTAATGACAGATCGAGATACGATGAAGCAGAAACTCATTGTGGTTGTTAGAGACAGCGGAGAATTGCCCCTTTCGTCATCGGCAACTTTAAACATAGCTCTAGTGGATGGGTTTTCAGACTTATACATGCGGTTTACAGATGCAGCTGTGGAAGAGGAAGACAATGGCACATTAACGATGTACTTAATAATTTCCTTGTGCTTAGtatcatttgtttttttaatttcaataatAGTATTTATAACTATCAAGCTTTATAGAAGACGACATTATGGAGAAAGATTCATGTCTGCTTCTGGTAATTTTTATGGTAATAGCAACTTCCAAAATAATTTGATAGATGTAAAGGGTAACGGAACTCTGTCTCACAGTTATCGTTATGAAGTTTGTTTAACAACTGGATCAGGAAACAGCGAATTCAAATTCCTCAGACCCATTATTCCCTCTCTTCCACCTCAGCATGGCATTGCTGGAATGGACTCTGGAAAAGAACAGGATCTTCTTACTAACTTCCAGCTGAACACGGACGCAGAATCAGCGAACGAGGTTAGACTGATCTTCtatagtatttttatttcattttcgttaattatttatttaaagtgtaCCAATCATTGAAAGATAATTTAgaagattttattttcaaaattattcaGAGAGCTGTTCCTTTCCTTCTCTAATGTACATATAAATATTGCCTTTACAATTTGAAGTTAGCATTTGTCTATGTACATTTAATGTTTTGTAGTTTATGTATTTTGGTTCAGAAATATTTGGGTTATTAGGTATCTTCAGCAATGAACAGATGTGAAAAGAGttggaaaatattaaaatactaaTGATGTATTGTGTATGCATGTTATAAGGACATTATTAGTCTACCTTTTTTGGAAATACTCTTGAATGTCGTAGTAGGGTGTACTGATTTGCACTTTTAAGGAGAGCTGGTGTTATTAAAAATCAGACTTTACCATAAGTATGGGTTAACGGGGAATTGGAGATGATAAATTACTGGATTTAGCCAGTTACACACTGTTATGTTGACTCACTGTTACCCAGTTAAGTTAATTGAGGCTCTCGGTATGCTCCCTATGGGGCCCCATAATCCCACTGCGAAGTGTAGCCCGACCCACTTGTATTGGCCCtatccctcctccagctgggatgAGCTCTTCTTTTAGCCTAGCTGCTCTCTCGGACATTATACTATTGTTTACAGAATTTCACTTGCCTCCATAACAGCtggatacattttaaataatgttttagaATCCATACCCTTCATTTTATACCTTCTTCAAAACAGCACCTCCCGTGCTAACGAACTGGTTCACAGAACAGCAGATTCGGGTTACCTTGCGATGTTAGTAGTGGAAATTGTGGTCAGAAATCTGGGCTTTCCTGCCAAACGCTGAAGGCCACTGAACCAGGTCAATGTGGAACTCTATAATGGGGAAATAAGGACCGTTAGGTAATAACAGATCCGAACAGTATAGCGCGAAGACTGGTTATTATGAGTATGGGTGCATTATCCCCAATACATTATTCTCCGTTCCTAAATCATCATTTCAATATTGATACGCAAGTTTGGAAtaacccagattttcaaaagaactcttTGCGAAATGAATTATTATCGATGTCCAGGTGAACTATTAGCTTATATAATTCTGTTTTTGCTGTTCTCATTTTATCGAGAAAACATGTTCTTCATGATTTTCCAGTGTTTATGTTACACTTGACGTCCGTTTTATTATGTCCTGCCAATCGATTCTATTTGTGTACTTTCCCTATATGTGACTatataatatttaatacattgCTTATAGAAGCGTGTGTATATGTTTAATAGATATAGGTAAGCTATTTTGATAGACTTGTTTTCAAATTTTAGATATTTGGTTTATGTAACTCTTTTTGTCATGAAATTGTAAACATTTTTACTCTATGATTAAGCTATTttgccatttattattttaatttaatccaGGAATTAATTTAATTCAGTTGTTAAAATGCCACTTTCTGGTTGTCTGGAGAGATGAAAAAGCATTGCTCAATTTTCTTATTAGATTCAGAAGGACGTGAGGAGACATAAAGCTTAGGTTTATCCATGTATTGGAAGCATTTCAGCCTATGAACTCTCTCGACCTGTTTAAAGAGATTTCATATATAGATtgaaaagggaaagagacagactgctttttatttatttactcttgTGTTGACTATCTGTTGAGGCTTTTCaaacacttaaaaagacaatCTCTGTTATGAGGAACCCACAATCTAAGGGATCCCCTTGAAGTCTTGTAAGGAGACCTTTGAGGGAGGAGAAGTAGTTGCCTTTCATGGCTCTCTGGACTCTATAGAATGGGAaccatagaattatagaatatcagggttggaagggacctcaggaagtcatctagtccaatccccggctcaaagcaggactgccagggctttgtcaagcctgaccttaaaaacctctaaggaagatgattccaccacctccctaggtaacccgttccagtgcttctccaccctcctagtgaaaaagtttttttttatatccaacctaaacctccccccctgcaacttgagaccattactccttgttctgtcatctgccaccactgagaacagtctagatccatcctctttgtaaccttctttcaggtagttgaaagcagctatcaaatcccccctcattcttctcttctgcagactaaacaatcccagttccctcagcctctcatcataagtcatgtgctccagccccctaatcatttttgttgcccgccgctggactttttccattttttccacatccttcttgtagtgtggggcccaaaactggacacattactccagatgagacctcaccaacaGGGCCagttctagccatttcgctgccccaagcacaatggcatgccacggggggcactctgccgctctcTAGTCCTGCGGCTCctgtggatctcccgcagacgtggctgcagagggtctgctggtcccacggctcttgtggacctcccgcaggtgtgcctgcggatgctccaccggagccgtgggaccagcggaccctccgcacggacgcctgtgggaggtccaccggagccgcctgccaccctcccagcagccggcagagcgcccctggcagcatgccaccccaagcacgtgcttggcatgctggagcctggagctggccctgctcaccaatgtcgaacagaggggaatgatcacagccctcgatctgctggcagtgcccctacttatacagcccaaaatgccattagccttcttggcaacaagggcacactgctgactcatatccagcttcttgtccactgtaacccctaggtccttttttgcacaactgctgcctagccattcggtccctggtctgtagcagtgcatgggattcttcagtccttagtgcaggactctgcacttgtccttgttgaacctcatcatatttcttttggcccaatcctctaatttgtctaggtccctctgtatcctatccctaccctccagcgtatctaccactcctctcagtttagtgtcatctgcaaaattgctgagggtgtctctgcaaacttgctgagggtgcagtccatgccatcctccagatcactaatgaagatattgaacattaatccttgactttcttcttgttcccTCTCTAGTCATGCTCCGTTTTGAAGTGTGACAGCACTTTGTTTTGATCATTGATCCCCAGGGGAGCTGATAGGGCTGAAAATATAAGCCTTGAGTGTTTGTCTATTGTCATTCCTGAGGTGGTTTCCCATCATCATCAGCATTGCTGTGTGAACTGAGTTTGAACTGGGAAAAGTCCAGCAGGTCAGGTTGGTTATACCCAGTGAAGTTTGGATAAAGAAAAATGGGGAAGATTATTGACATCCCGTGATTATTTCCTGAGAGTCAAACTGATTAAGGCCCATTTCAGAGTGCTTGGGAGAGTGCCTAGATCCAGTTCGTGGCCAGCTTTGTGTATAGTTTCAGTGACCACTTCGGAAAATTATCTTGCTTCTTTGGTGAATATAAGGGTTTGAACCAGGGTTTTTTGTGCTGTTGTCTATGTGGGTATTTAAAACCACGATTAATCTATTTTGATTCATAGATGTGTGGTTTCAAATTGTTTTATTCTCTTCTACACCTGAGATTGGATTAATGCAGTGTAGCTTCGCATCCTCATTTCTTGACTCTGATTTCTGGTTGAAATGCGCATTTGGTAGGAATTAGCTGTTTCACCAAAATCCTGGCAGTGCTTTCCAGCCACTTCTCCTTGCTGCAGGAAAGTCTGGAGCCTCATATCCATTATTAGGTCATGCCTGGTGATGGCCGAAATGGGGACATAACAACAGAATGAACTAGTGCCATGTTACGTATTTGTAAAACGGGTGAGGAAAAGAGAAATTCAGCACTCTTTTTACTCCTCTTGCTAAATACAGCTAATAAATGTGATATCTCGGAGATGATGGAGGGGAAGGGCAGAATTTTcacataacataacataagaatggccatactaggtcagaccaaaggtccatccagcccagtatcctgtctacggACAGTGACCAacaccaggtgtcccagagggagtgaacctaacagataatgatcaagtgatctctctcctgccatccatctccaccctctgacaaacagaggctagggacaccatttcttacccatactggttaatagccattaatggacttaacctacaggaatttatctagctctcttttaaaccctgttactgccctagccttcacaacgtcctcaggcaaggagttcaacATACACTCATAAACAGGCTTTAATAAAACAGCACAAATACTGTTATTTGTGAAAATATACTCCTTGATTTATTCTTTCTTACTTTTAAAAGATCAGCGGCCACTAAAGTGGGCAAAGACATtttgcaaagtattatttatgtAATAACTTTTAGCTTTATTGAAAACAAATTAAtataaattaagaaaaatatataaaaatgaacaCTCTCCTTAAAAATAATTGCAGCTTCCAGTATTTCGCAGTTGATGCTCTGAGCGCCGCCGTTCGTGCTTTTAAGGAGACAAATGAAAATCCAGTTCAAGCAACTCTTTCGTCTTATACTCACTGCAGAAGCAGAGATGGATCAACCACACATAAGTGTTTGGTTATGAAAAGGGAATATGGGGACTGTATTTTGCCTTTGAACTGTTTTTACATTTTTCCAAACTTTTTGTGAGATATGCATTAAATAATAAACATAATCTCGATTACTACAGTATTCGCCTAAACAGAAGTCAGAGGCATCTTCACTCCTATGGCAGACAAAATGTCTGGAATTGCAAAGGGCTAGTTCTGCTTTATTTTCTTATTATTACAATTCTGGAGACAGTTTCTGGGAAGATTCATTATTAGATTATTGAAAAAATTCAGAAAGACTCTTTCGTGGGAATTTAACCTCAGTTGCTTAAAATTAGATTACATGATATACAGAAATAAACCCAAACTCATATGAGAGTAGAAAGAACATTGGCTAAtcacaaaacatttaaaattactaATGTTACAAGATGTAACTGTATGTGCATAGgtctaaaatgttcatttttaatttaataacaaAATACACTCTAAATCGTCATTAGTACAAAATATACACATGCGAGGGACTAATCCGATTAATTAAATGTTCTTCGTTAGATTTCTTCAAACTTTTCTCAGACTTGTTTGAATCCGTTTGATCAttttcttggggtttttttagggAATTGTTTGAGGTACTTGCCTCGGCCAAACTAAACTGAACCATTTTAAATTAGCCAGTTACAGACTCATCAGGATCATAATTAGTGTGAAGAAAAGCTCTGACTCCCTCTATACCATTCACTGGGACATGGGAACTCCAGTAAAAGTTACACTGGAGGTTAAATTAAAAAGTGTATTTATTGATTAACAAACTCTTCATTTGTCCTTTCTTTTATTTCTTGGTGACACCTCTCCCATTATCTAATTTATTCCAGTTAATTTATTAATCTGTAGGCACATTTTAAGAAGTGAAATATTTCTATTACTTCAAAATGTTACTGCCAAACTTTGTGAAGTATGATAAATGACAGTATTTAAAGAATAATAATGCCAAATATAATACTAAAGTGCATTTGTAAGATCTATATTCAAAAGATGGTAATGGAAGTAATACTTTTACAAATGTATGTAATTATAATGAAGCATCTTTTCATTCTAAAACACAGTGGTGTTTCAACTGTATTGAAAAATCTGTATTCCCTCAGAATATGGGCTCATATGTGACATGACTTTACAGAGACAAATTCATTCATCGATGCAATTTATTTTAGCTCAAGAGTTCTAGGAGATTAATTAAATTGTCATTGGTATGGCCTAGTAAATAGAACACTGGGGTTTACTCTCAGATCTGCCCTTGGCCATCTGGGTGACCGTGGGCAAATAGCTTCGtctctgtgtgcctcaatttcctcatctgtaaagtgggaataatTACACTAAACCCAACTGTAAAGTCCTTTGAAATCTACTTATTAAAAGCcctatataagagctaggaatTAAGACTATTTTAATATTgtgtctgttgttgtttttttgatgTGTAGTATCCCAATAATCTCATGCTTCAACATATGTCCATATTAGTCTATGTAATTTATGGAAGAAATCCTCATTTCTTATTTCTGGCTATTAATATATGAACTTATGTAGGCATTCTATTGTTGGAAGTGTTTTTAAGACAAAATTCAAATTAAAGGATTTATACTTCACATTTTAATAGATATCATGTAGAGAGTAATTTTATTAAGTGACATATATGTCAACAAAAAGCATTATGTATATCATATTTCATTATACACGTTCCCCTCACACTGAGATTTGttgtctttctgaaagatataTTCTGATTCAGTCATAATCAGACTGCAGCGTGTTCCATTATATTGTAGAGTAATATATATATGCATAGCAGTTCATATAGCATAATATAACAATACGTTTAGTTACATATCTAGCGCTTTAAAATGACTGAACAATTGAAATGGcagtattaaaaaacaaaacaaaccgtTCACAATGGAGTATTCTGCAGTCATTGATATAGACTCTGAGTGTCGCTGTTCGCTAACTATGCACAGACAGACTAATAGGAGATCGAGCAAACCCATTTAACAGCAAAGACAGACAAGCCGCAGGATTCAAGGTCTGAATAGAAACAGAGGACCTTGCTCATTGAATCTAGACCTTACATAGGATGCCGTAAGGAAGATTTAGTCCGAGACAACAACGTACAAATTCCTGATTGCTAATCACTGCAGATATCGGTAAGAGAACTGGAAGGCCGCTCTTCATCCCCCTTGAAATGGCGGACACACAAAGCAGACAGGATTGCAAAAGGCGAGCCTTGTTTTGCTGTATCTTGGTCACCGTTTGGGAGAAAGTTTCGGGACAGATTCGCTATTCGATTCCTGAGGAAATGGAGATAGGATCCTTCGTAGGGAACATCG includes the following:
- the LOC115656169 gene encoding protocadherin beta-1-like, with amino-acid sequence MADKKRRTTIKRQVASLVLFLCVWALGCETVHYAVLEEMESGSFVANVAKDLWLDPKGLSARRARVVSEGSRQHFQLNSNTGNLFITEKLDREELCAQTDPCILYFEIILENPLQSYRAEVRVYDVNDHSPEFSDNELLLKMPESTPPGSRFPLASAQDLDVGNNSLQSYAISSTDHFRVYTRHRSDGRKYAELVLETPLDREEQAEVSFMLTATDGGSPALSGAAEVRITVLDINDNVPEFSQTLYRAQVLENAEQDYVVLTVSATDLDEGINGAISYSFSQKSKKNVSAFSINPVTGEIRLLGPLDFEETETFEIDVQATDGGGLSAHSEVLVEVVDVNDNAPEVKVTSLVSLIPEDSAPETVVALFNVRDRDSGDNGRTVCSIEDDLPFSAKPTSKNSYSLVTENAFDREKVSEYNITITARDLGTPTLSTEERIIVKISDINDNSPEFGQTSYTMYVRENNGPAVLIGKVNAFDSDSEQNAKVTYSLWPAEVGGLPLLSYISINSENGNVYALQSMDYEQIREFQVTVRAADGGSPPLSSEVIVRVVIIDENDNAPFILYPLQNSSAPANDLVPRSAKAGYLVAKVVAVDGDSGQNSWLSYHLMKATDTGLFTIASQNGEIRTTRLMTDRDTMKQKLIVVVRDSGELPLSSSATLNIALVDGFSDLYMRFTDAAVEEEDNGTLTMYLIISLCLVSFVFLISIIVFITIKLYRRRHYGERFMSASGNFYGNSNFQNNLIDVKGNGTLSHSYRYEVCLTTGSGNSEFKFLRPIIPSLPPQHGIAGMDSGKEQDLLTNFQLNTDAESANEVRLIFYSIFISFSLIIYLKCTNH